A portion of the Hyalangium minutum genome contains these proteins:
- a CDS encoding helix-turn-helix domain-containing protein: MDHVDFGKYLSQQRELRGMSREDISRATKIPPSLVAALEEGQVERLPARIFVLNYIRAYAHVIGMAPEDAVLRYEEVDKATPAPTPAALEKERRRRAYVGLTVMLLVLALGVYGFLVATGKLPRPFGG; encoded by the coding sequence GTGGACCACGTCGACTTCGGCAAATACCTCTCCCAGCAGCGCGAGCTGCGAGGGATGTCGCGCGAGGACATCTCCCGGGCGACGAAGATTCCTCCGAGCCTGGTGGCCGCCCTCGAGGAGGGGCAGGTGGAGCGCCTGCCGGCCCGGATCTTCGTGCTCAACTACATCCGGGCCTATGCCCACGTGATTGGCATGGCCCCCGAGGATGCCGTCCTTCGTTACGAGGAGGTGGACAAGGCCACCCCGGCGCCCACTCCTGCGGCGCTCGAGAAGGAGCGGCGGCGGCGCGCCTATGTGGGCCTGACGGTGATGCTGCTCGTCCTGGCGCTCGGCGTGTATGGATTCCTGGTGGCGACCGGGAAGCTTCCTCGCCCCTTCGGGGGTTGA
- the tgl gene encoding social motility TPR repeat lipoprotein Tgl, giving the protein MVRVSLVSSLALALLLSGCRHIPTEKERQTAEIRYNLGVQAQQAGNIQEALSEFQRAVEIDPDNAEAQNALGILLHLSFRRHAEAIEHYQKALEIRPTFSEARSNLANVYLDQGQYDQAIKLYEQVLNDMLYPTPFIAQGNMGWAYYKKGDTEKGLENIKAAVTLNPNFCLGFKNLGLIYEQTGSTEEACKQFAHYREQCPDVADAHMREGVCLAKLGQGDAARERLQTCEAKADQPSQKQLKDECQRLRENL; this is encoded by the coding sequence ATGGTTCGTGTCTCCCTCGTCTCGTCCCTGGCGCTCGCGCTTCTGCTCTCCGGTTGCAGGCATATCCCCACCGAGAAGGAGCGGCAGACCGCCGAAATCCGCTACAACCTGGGCGTGCAGGCGCAGCAGGCCGGCAACATCCAGGAGGCGCTGAGCGAGTTCCAGCGCGCGGTGGAGATTGATCCGGACAACGCCGAGGCCCAGAACGCCCTGGGCATCCTGCTGCACCTGTCGTTCCGGCGGCACGCGGAGGCCATCGAGCACTACCAGAAGGCGCTGGAGATCCGGCCGACGTTCTCCGAGGCCCGCTCCAACCTGGCCAACGTGTACCTGGACCAGGGCCAGTACGATCAGGCCATCAAGCTCTACGAGCAGGTGCTCAACGACATGCTCTATCCCACGCCCTTCATCGCGCAGGGCAACATGGGGTGGGCCTATTACAAGAAGGGCGACACCGAGAAGGGGCTGGAGAACATCAAGGCCGCCGTGACGCTCAACCCGAACTTCTGCCTGGGCTTCAAGAACCTGGGCCTCATCTACGAGCAGACGGGAAGCACCGAGGAGGCGTGCAAGCAGTTCGCCCACTACCGCGAGCAGTGCCCGGACGTGGCGGATGCCCACATGCGCGAGGGCGTGTGTCTGGCGAAGCTGGGCCAGGGGGATGCCGCTCGTGAGCGCCTGCAGACCTGCGAGGCCAAGGCCGACCAACCGTCGCAGAAGCAGCTCAAGGACGAGTGCCAGCGCCTGCGGGAGAACCTGTAG